The proteins below come from a single Argonema galeatum A003/A1 genomic window:
- a CDS encoding Uma2 family endonuclease has protein sequence MITSIQAPPKLSLADFLQMPETEPASEYIDGQIYQKPMPKGKHSRLQSRLVAEINRVSEPNRLACAFTELRCTFGGRSIVPDITVFSWERIPVDANGEIENEFEIYPDWTIEILSPEQSSTRVINKILFCLNQGSELGWFIDPQERIIMTFQPGKQPEVREEGDILPVLSSLIDLQLSAPEVFSWLNL, from the coding sequence ATGATAACCTCAATTCAAGCTCCTCCCAAACTATCCCTGGCAGATTTTTTACAAATGCCAGAAACGGAACCCGCCAGCGAATACATTGACGGTCAAATTTACCAAAAACCTATGCCTAAAGGAAAACACAGCCGACTGCAAAGCCGTTTAGTTGCTGAAATTAATCGGGTGAGTGAACCTAATCGTTTAGCTTGTGCTTTTACAGAATTACGCTGTACTTTTGGCGGACGTTCAATTGTTCCAGATATAACAGTTTTCTCGTGGGAGCGCATCCCTGTTGATGCGAATGGAGAAATCGAAAATGAGTTTGAAATTTACCCAGATTGGACTATAGAAATACTGTCACCAGAACAAAGTTCAACTCGCGTCATTAACAAGATTTTATTCTGTTTGAATCAGGGAAGTGAGCTAGGCTGGTTTATTGACCCACAAGAGCGTATAATTATGACTTTTCAACCGGGAAAACAACCTGAAGTTAGAGAAGAGGGAGATATTTTGCCTGTTTTAAGTTCTCTAATAGATTTACAGTTATCAGCGCCAGAAGTATTTAGTTGGCTAAATCTTTGA
- a CDS encoding CRISPR-associated protein Csx3 gives MTTYKIELEGDVLKIGFGEPAQNDRIVRDAAARLDEMTEAGELKGGALLKINGPASLPVACVLTHKVGHLYGAIGVYDPKLGKYVIAITHNPAYKLGDLID, from the coding sequence ATGACTACTTACAAAATCGAGCTAGAAGGCGATGTTTTAAAAATCGGCTTTGGAGAACCCGCACAGAACGATCGAATCGTTCGCGATGCAGCCGCCAGGTTAGATGAAATGACAGAGGCGGGAGAACTCAAAGGCGGTGCATTGCTAAAAATTAATGGCCCAGCTTCTTTACCTGTGGCTTGCGTTTTGACTCATAAAGTAGGGCATCTTTACGGTGCTATTGGAGTCTACGATCCTAAATTAGGAAAATATGTAATCGCCATTACTCATAATCCCGCTTACAAGTTAGGAGATTTGATTGATTGA
- the csx10 gene encoding CRISPR-associated RAMP protein Csx10 translates to MKRIELEIKALSPLAIARQKPGGSVSEVENYIPGSVIRGAIAAQILKESGHQSTNLAENDDDFQALFLGDEPAIFQNAYPATLEIKGKLVPIERMGEIMVLPATTLSSKTDSGFTTQQGHGVFDTLIDRLCAESYGYPYDPNCPVDGGRVDTVDFSFYSKFNDKYYKHSVNKRLLTRVGINRRRATAEEQILYSIEVLNESQQQKEKPVIYKSSILVADNLADSLRDFIDVRRQDFRLGGSTSRGLGKVEIDAKIPVDAKSNIEDKVTKFNKEIRKRWDEWGDVFGKIELLNQTYFTLDLQSDAIFTEQWRRTTVISESMLKYFACVEDSFLKLEAAYSSYDYRSGWNSAWGLMKDVELVTNKGGVYLFSTTQPDKWFEALGNLEVRGVGDRTCEGFGQVQICNEFHLVFREEPA, encoded by the coding sequence TTGAAGCGCATTGAATTAGAAATTAAGGCTTTGTCACCTCTAGCGATCGCACGACAAAAACCCGGCGGTTCGGTTAGTGAGGTTGAAAATTATATTCCTGGTTCTGTAATTCGGGGTGCGATCGCGGCTCAAATTCTAAAAGAGTCCGGTCATCAGTCAACTAATCTTGCAGAAAATGACGATGACTTTCAAGCTTTGTTTTTGGGTGATGAGCCAGCAATTTTCCAAAATGCTTACCCGGCTACCTTAGAAATTAAGGGAAAGTTAGTACCTATAGAGAGAATGGGAGAAATTATGGTTTTACCCGCCACTACCCTCAGTTCTAAAACAGATTCAGGCTTTACGACTCAGCAAGGACATGGGGTTTTCGATACACTGATCGATCGCTTGTGTGCTGAATCCTATGGTTATCCATACGATCCAAATTGTCCAGTTGATGGAGGAAGAGTTGACACCGTTGATTTTAGTTTCTATAGTAAGTTTAATGACAAGTATTACAAGCATTCAGTTAATAAACGCCTGTTGACGCGGGTGGGTATCAATCGAAGACGCGCTACGGCTGAGGAGCAAATTTTGTATAGTATAGAAGTTTTGAATGAATCTCAGCAACAAAAGGAGAAACCTGTAATCTATAAAAGTTCGATTTTAGTTGCAGATAATTTAGCAGATTCTCTGAGGGACTTTATTGATGTCCGTCGTCAAGACTTCCGCTTGGGTGGCTCGACTTCGCGAGGATTGGGAAAAGTTGAAATTGATGCAAAAATACCTGTTGATGCTAAATCAAACATCGAAGATAAAGTTACAAAATTTAATAAAGAAATACGAAAACGTTGGGATGAATGGGGGGATGTTTTTGGTAAAATAGAATTGCTAAATCAAACTTATTTCACTTTAGATTTACAGTCAGATGCCATTTTTACTGAGCAATGGCGGCGCACTACGGTAATTTCGGAATCAATGCTAAAATATTTTGCATGTGTTGAAGATTCATTCCTAAAACTCGAAGCTGCTTATAGTAGCTACGATTACCGTTCAGGTTGGAATAGTGCTTGGGGACTGATGAAAGATGTGGAATTGGTAACTAATAAAGGGGGAGTATATTTGTTTAGTACGACCCAACCTGATAAGTGGTTTGAGGCGTTAGGGAATTTGGAAGTAAGAGGAGTAGGCGATCGAACCTGCGAAGGATTCGGTCAAGTTCAAATTTGTAATGAATTTCATCTAGTATTTCGGGAGGAGCCTGCATGA
- the csx7 gene encoding CRISPR-associated RAMP protein Csx7, with product MFDTFKNRLEITGTLTTVTALRISAGRSSEPIGSDLPVIKDVLGQPLIPGSSFKGALRSRLESFLRGILGNNRKLVGNPAVNDEWSLTYQELSQFKKNPLKNIKQEEKEDSLNSFILSNTDLVSHLFGSPWIASKFQVRDLTVLPDAWFGQYQERDGVAIDRDTETAADSKLYDYQVVPAGTPFEFKAIVENAKDWELGLLMIGLHQFETEQIPLGGGRSRGLGVVKLEIDKMRWVDVEDNPKFLLEYLEKLVKEDETAYEDATDYKDEWVRQLIDRLKKLIDENLKVSNVPSVESQ from the coding sequence ATGTTTGATACGTTCAAAAATCGGTTGGAAATAACAGGTACTCTCACAACTGTAACAGCACTTCGGATTAGTGCGGGTCGTTCTAGTGAGCCGATCGGCTCTGATTTACCCGTGATTAAAGATGTTTTGGGACAGCCTTTGATACCGGGATCGAGTTTTAAAGGAGCGTTGCGATCGCGCCTCGAAAGCTTCCTACGCGGTATCTTAGGAAATAATCGAAAACTTGTTGGTAATCCTGCTGTCAATGATGAGTGGTCGCTTACATACCAAGAGTTGTCTCAATTTAAGAAAAATCCGCTCAAAAATATCAAACAGGAAGAAAAAGAAGATAGTTTAAATAGCTTCATACTCAGCAATACAGATTTAGTTTCTCACTTATTCGGTTCTCCTTGGATAGCTAGCAAATTTCAAGTGCGAGATTTAACTGTATTACCTGATGCTTGGTTTGGACAGTATCAAGAACGAGATGGTGTGGCGATCGATCGCGATACAGAAACAGCAGCAGATAGTAAACTTTATGATTACCAAGTTGTACCCGCAGGAACACCATTTGAATTTAAAGCAATTGTGGAAAATGCGAAAGACTGGGAATTGGGTTTATTAATGATAGGTTTGCACCAGTTTGAGACAGAGCAAATTCCACTGGGAGGAGGACGATCGCGCGGTTTAGGTGTTGTTAAATTAGAAATTGACAAAATGCGATGGGTGGATGTGGAAGACAACCCTAAATTTTTGTTAGAATATCTAGAAAAGTTAGTGAAGGAAGATGAAACTGCTTATGAAGATGCAACCGACTATAAAGATGAGTGGGTGCGACAATTAATCGATCGTCTTAAAAAATTAATAGACGAAAATTTAAAGGTAAGCAATGTGCCATCTGTTGAATCACAGTAA
- a CDS encoding RAMP superfamily CRISPR-associated protein: MIWLQELSRVETPLITITAVIDTALCVGAGGSSASLADKSIVRNAERNLLIPASQLKGRLRHECEKIARGLGWAISESPSAEKMVIRRGNAPVGFQRSEYEVPGYGETYHCLISQIFGDPVLPSRVMFDDLICTEDPENLPEVLRPGVTINRRRRTAEEKKLYFLETSPVNAKLRFTGEIHIQPSFTLDRPDYAKAIIWAGLHHINALGGSKSAGLGWLNWELPEIKVDEDIWQFLAKGGVN, translated from the coding sequence ATGATTTGGCTGCAAGAATTATCCAGAGTTGAAACACCATTAATTACAATTACGGCTGTAATTGATACCGCTTTATGTGTAGGGGCGGGTGGGTCGTCTGCGTCACTGGCGGATAAATCAATTGTTCGTAATGCTGAAAGAAATTTGCTGATTCCTGCTTCGCAACTTAAAGGGCGTTTGCGTCACGAATGCGAAAAAATAGCGAGAGGTTTGGGTTGGGCGATTTCTGAATCTCCCAGTGCTGAAAAAATGGTTATTCGGCGAGGAAACGCACCTGTTGGATTTCAACGCAGCGAATACGAAGTACCGGGGTATGGCGAAACCTATCACTGTTTAATTAGTCAGATATTTGGCGATCCGGTTTTACCGTCGCGGGTAATGTTTGACGATTTGATTTGCACTGAAGACCCGGAAAATTTGCCGGAAGTTCTGCGTCCGGGTGTGACGATTAATCGCCGTCGTCGCACAGCAGAGGAGAAGAAACTTTATTTCTTAGAAACTTCTCCGGTAAATGCAAAACTGCGGTTTACGGGTGAAATTCACATCCAACCAAGTTTCACACTCGATCGACCGGATTATGCAAAAGCAATAATTTGGGCTGGTTTGCACCACATTAACGCATTGGGAGGAAGTAAATCGGCTGGTTTGGGATGGCTAAATTGGGAATTACCAGAAATTAAGGTAGATGAAGATATTTGGCAGTTTTTAGCAAAAGGAGGGGTAAATTGA
- a CDS encoding tetratricopeptide repeat protein, with protein MTQEFHVSVTPVGENKYLVRTELVAPGVPLAEDLVVWPIEDWLSQAAQMRALKPAEAREADRSKGPPLPSQSPVALGQQLYRGLFQGTLLNSWLTAQKKARSRGELLRLRLELKENRLARLPWELLYSGDLENLDTVSPDCFIAISTDVAFSRCVRKSTTFHDRTQSELKGHHQGQLKILREISRDDADGENQADALVKAGISSVLAISQYMPDRVASTFTDLFYENIRQGDPVDVSLTSARQELILIYGFDRFYWALPILYLHPEFDGYLMSAQQAAEFDIEDPKALEDEDMDDEEDLAFISGLLGQPSKPNPTQESPKNTLTDITLRLTAESTDNQLTSVPITQRFDSVADTDTKPLIPSEEIGKTTNRDRQEKIRAIESPIKLGNLVQIWDKVGGRDRFKANVSPLQNKTLLVLPLTFLLLTSLSLWFFRNRSFQVGLRSAHLLHEAPSTPQPQAKAPSIALKGAQPQAKAPSIALKKASTSTVTAIAIKHFKQGDLAAAEQAVEVLLDRGAIEQAKAALAAVPKQQKDNPAINFLYGRLAWQSVRAGDKSYSVDDARRYWETAAGSLKSPLYYNALGFAYYAKGNLTRANQAWFEALYLTQEQQAAKTELANRETAGNFAPIPTNSVASRDALTAYAGLALVLKLEALDQPADKRSRLMNEALKLRQKVIRDDSPHFQPNTLKANWLWTEQAIKDWRSLLQQKS; from the coding sequence GTGACTCAGGAATTTCACGTATCCGTGACACCAGTCGGAGAAAATAAATATCTGGTGCGAACAGAACTGGTAGCGCCAGGAGTGCCATTGGCGGAAGATTTGGTGGTTTGGCCGATCGAAGATTGGTTAAGCCAAGCTGCACAGATGCGGGCTTTAAAGCCCGCAGAGGCACGGGAAGCAGACAGGTCGAAGGGCCCCCCGTTACCCTCCCAGTCCCCGGTAGCGCTGGGGCAGCAACTGTACAGGGGGCTGTTTCAAGGCACTCTGCTCAACAGCTGGTTGACGGCTCAAAAAAAGGCCCGATCGCGGGGAGAGTTATTGCGGCTGCGATTGGAACTCAAAGAGAATCGTTTGGCGCGTCTTCCTTGGGAGCTGCTTTATAGTGGCGATTTGGAAAATCTAGATACGGTTTCACCAGATTGCTTTATTGCCATCAGTACTGATGTAGCCTTCTCTCGTTGCGTTCGCAAATCGACGACTTTTCACGATCGCACTCAGTCAGAGTTAAAGGGACACCATCAAGGACAACTGAAAATTTTGAGGGAGATCTCCAGGGATGACGCCGATGGGGAAAATCAGGCAGATGCCCTAGTCAAGGCAGGTATTTCCAGCGTGCTGGCGATTTCTCAGTATATGCCCGATCGGGTGGCTTCTACCTTCACCGATCTGTTTTACGAAAACATCCGTCAAGGCGATCCTGTCGATGTGAGCTTGACTTCGGCGCGGCAGGAGTTAATTTTGATATACGGTTTCGATCGCTTTTACTGGGCTTTACCTATCCTCTATCTTCACCCGGAATTTGATGGATATTTGATGTCTGCACAACAAGCTGCGGAGTTCGATATTGAAGACCCGAAGGCATTGGAAGACGAAGATATGGATGATGAAGAAGATTTAGCCTTTATTTCCGGTCTTCTCGGTCAACCGTCCAAACCCAATCCTACCCAAGAGTCGCCAAAAAATACTTTAACGGATATAACCTTGAGGCTGACGGCTGAGTCAACAGACAACCAGTTGACATCTGTACCTATTACTCAACGTTTTGATTCTGTTGCGGATACGGATACCAAGCCACTTATTCCATCTGAAGAAATAGGAAAAACAACCAATCGCGATCGCCAAGAAAAAATAAGGGCGATCGAGTCACCTATAAAATTAGGAAATTTAGTCCAAATCTGGGATAAAGTAGGGGGACGCGATCGCTTCAAAGCCAATGTCTCGCCTCTACAAAACAAAACTTTGCTGGTTTTGCCTTTGACTTTTTTACTTTTGACTTCTTTGAGTTTGTGGTTTTTCCGAAATCGATCCTTTCAAGTAGGCTTGCGATCGGCCCATTTGTTACATGAGGCACCTTCAACACCCCAACCTCAAGCAAAAGCGCCATCCATCGCTCTTAAAGGGGCCCAACCTCAAGCAAAAGCGCCATCCATCGCTCTTAAAAAAGCCAGCACTTCAACCGTTACTGCGATCGCAATTAAACATTTCAAGCAAGGTGACTTAGCGGCTGCGGAACAAGCTGTCGAAGTACTCCTGGATAGGGGTGCGATCGAACAAGCAAAAGCTGCCTTAGCTGCCGTACCAAAGCAGCAAAAAGATAATCCAGCCATTAACTTTCTCTACGGACGATTGGCTTGGCAATCGGTTCGGGCTGGAGACAAAAGTTACAGTGTGGATGATGCGCGGCGTTATTGGGAGACTGCTGCGGGATCGTTAAAATCGCCGCTTTACTACAACGCTCTCGGCTTTGCTTACTACGCAAAAGGTAATTTAACTCGCGCTAACCAGGCTTGGTTTGAGGCGCTATACCTAACGCAAGAACAACAAGCTGCCAAAACGGAACTTGCTAACAGAGAAACGGCTGGAAATTTTGCACCAATACCAACCAACTCAGTCGCCAGTCGAGATGCCCTAACAGCATATGCGGGATTGGCATTAGTGCTGAAGCTAGAGGCCCTCGATCAACCAGCCGATAAGCGATCGCGTCTGATGAACGAGGCGCTCAAGCTGCGCCAAAAGGTGATTCGCGACGACTCACCTCATTTTCAGCCTAATACGCTCAAAGCAAATTGGCTGTGGACAGAACAGGCGATTAAAGACTGGCGATCGCTACTTCAACAAAAATCGTAA
- a CDS encoding D-alanine--D-alanine ligase family protein produces the protein MNKMRVGLLFGGRSGEHEVSISSARAIAKALSTDQNIDKYEVLPFYIQKDGLWQGGEKAQLVLDSGVPQGGEGESPNPKSIWQFPAEAESVEVWFPILHGPNGEDGTVQGLLSLMQVPFVGSGVLGSAVGMDKIAMKTAFASAGLAQVKYMAINRSQVWSNSCVFPKLCDEIESKLGYPCFVKPANLGSSVGIAKVRSRTELEKALDNAASYDRRLIVEAGVQAREVECAVLGNDNPQASVVGEITYNSDFYDYETKYTEGKADWFIPANIPPNVAAAIQEMAIEAFVAVDAAGLGRVDFFYVEATGEVLINEINTLPGFTSTSMYPQLWAHSGISFPELTDKLIQAALERHKS, from the coding sequence GTGAATAAGATGCGAGTGGGGCTGCTGTTTGGGGGTCGATCGGGAGAACATGAAGTTTCGATCAGTTCGGCAAGGGCGATCGCAAAAGCTCTCTCTACAGACCAGAATATTGACAAATACGAAGTTCTGCCTTTTTACATCCAAAAAGATGGGCTTTGGCAAGGTGGGGAAAAAGCACAACTGGTGCTGGATTCAGGTGTTCCTCAAGGGGGAGAGGGAGAATCCCCCAATCCAAAATCGATCTGGCAGTTTCCCGCCGAGGCGGAGTCGGTGGAGGTCTGGTTCCCAATTTTACACGGGCCTAATGGTGAAGATGGTACGGTTCAGGGTTTGCTGAGTTTGATGCAAGTTCCTTTTGTCGGTTCTGGGGTGCTGGGTTCGGCTGTGGGTATGGACAAGATTGCTATGAAAACAGCTTTTGCCTCCGCTGGATTGGCGCAGGTAAAATATATGGCAATTAACAGATCTCAGGTTTGGTCTAACTCTTGTGTTTTCCCGAAACTATGCGATGAAATTGAATCAAAGTTAGGTTATCCGTGTTTTGTGAAGCCTGCTAATTTGGGTTCGTCGGTGGGTATTGCCAAGGTGCGATCGCGTACTGAACTGGAAAAAGCGCTAGATAATGCAGCTAGTTACGATCGGCGTCTGATTGTCGAAGCAGGAGTTCAAGCGCGGGAAGTGGAATGCGCCGTTTTGGGTAACGATAACCCGCAGGCTTCTGTAGTTGGAGAAATTACTTATAATAGTGATTTTTATGACTACGAAACTAAATATACTGAGGGCAAAGCAGATTGGTTCATTCCAGCAAATATACCGCCAAATGTCGCTGCGGCGATTCAGGAGATGGCGATCGAAGCTTTTGTCGCTGTAGATGCTGCCGGACTGGGACGAGTGGATTTCTTCTACGTTGAAGCGACAGGCGAAGTTTTGATTAACGAAATTAATACATTACCAGGTTTCACGTCCACGAGTATGTATCCTCAACTATGGGCGCATAGCGGTATTTCTTTCCCCGAATTAACGGATAAGTTAATTCAAGCAGCGTTAGAACGGCATAAGTCTTGA
- the csx2 gene encoding TIGR02221 family CRISPR-associated protein — translation MSQTKIIAFLGKYPKETVYSYGDRAYKGQVFAEALHQFCQYDTMLVCVTEEAKATAWPVLEALKDSRIKPIDIPTGRTTEEMWETFKIITQHVDEGDRVIFDITHGLRSLPFLVFLFAAYLKEAKTVTIAAIYYGAFELGDSKNNAPAPVIDLSEFVSMIDWLTATTRFVKIGDGQPLANLLKSAIPSNAELRDNPEARPLRDQLKKAAETIEQISLALSITRPIETMQSATKLEEILQQSAPSFAQRAKPFSLLSQKVVNEYGQFALATPTEPAAFAESLRLQLKMIKWYLDRDKVVQATTLAREWLISVLVLKFGLGDQMFNNRTGRKCVEDALNNATEKLRLNPRQITAGECDEQFNALPEAAELAQVWNQMTELRNDIAHVGMNPQPKTAANLKEKAVGLYPKLEKIVQALLLQQDSTE, via the coding sequence ATGAGTCAAACAAAAATCATTGCATTTTTAGGAAAATATCCAAAGGAAACTGTGTATAGTTATGGCGATCGCGCCTACAAAGGTCAAGTATTTGCTGAAGCACTACACCAGTTTTGTCAATATGATACTATGTTAGTGTGCGTCACGGAAGAAGCAAAAGCAACTGCTTGGCCTGTATTGGAAGCATTAAAAGATTCGCGCATCAAGCCAATTGATATCCCAACTGGTAGAACGACTGAGGAAATGTGGGAAACTTTTAAAATAATCACTCAGCACGTTGATGAAGGCGATCGCGTAATTTTTGATATTACTCATGGACTGCGATCTCTACCCTTTCTCGTTTTCTTATTTGCTGCATACCTCAAGGAGGCTAAAACCGTAACGATTGCAGCTATTTACTATGGTGCTTTTGAATTAGGCGACAGCAAAAATAATGCACCAGCACCCGTTATTGACCTATCTGAATTTGTGTCTATGATTGATTGGCTAACCGCAACTACTCGCTTTGTCAAAATTGGAGACGGACAACCGTTAGCTAATTTGCTCAAAAGTGCTATTCCCTCGAATGCAGAACTGCGAGACAATCCGGAAGCTAGGCCGTTAAGAGATCAACTGAAAAAAGCTGCGGAAACAATCGAACAAATTTCACTTGCTTTGAGCATCACTCGACCAATCGAAACGATGCAATCTGCCACTAAGCTTGAAGAGATTTTACAACAATCTGCACCTAGTTTTGCTCAACGAGCAAAACCATTTTCTTTATTGTCGCAAAAAGTTGTCAACGAGTACGGACAGTTCGCCTTAGCCACTCCAACCGAGCCAGCAGCCTTTGCTGAAAGTCTTAGGTTACAGTTAAAAATGATTAAATGGTATCTCGACCGAGATAAAGTAGTTCAGGCTACTACTTTGGCGCGTGAATGGCTAATTTCTGTCTTGGTGCTAAAATTTGGGTTGGGCGACCAGATGTTTAACAACAGAACGGGTCGCAAGTGTGTAGAGGATGCTCTCAACAATGCTACTGAAAAGCTCAGACTCAACCCTCGTCAAATAACTGCTGGCGAGTGCGATGAGCAATTTAATGCGTTGCCAGAAGCAGCTGAACTGGCTCAAGTTTGGAATCAAATGACTGAATTGCGTAATGATATTGCCCATGTGGGGATGAACCCCCAACCTAAAACTGCTGCCAACCTTAAAGAAAAAGCTGTAGGGCTTTATCCAAAATTGGAAAAAATTGTACAGGCGCTCTTGTTACAGCAAGATTCTACTGAATGA
- the cas10 gene encoding type III-B CRISPR-associated protein Cas10/Cmr2 — protein sequence MTNNSHNITTAIAWCLAWGDKQEPDFDLTVLQQMRQALIEGKEVPEEVRSLVEEVKQLLDIPLEYCPEKIAQIQTDYLKLWEQKTRIGLVYGGATKIKQYVFEAAKLPYIRGASGLLDQINLIDLPAFFGKVYKPELTKFSIYCGEVRRWLDTYLNLPQDSPTLSEALIPELIIYSTGGNILAFCPAAFVYDLANAIEKRYTERTLTANSCAVGDTFKLLEIHFGLLKNPIEDTFWLERYLQVHEKPLVQAYFGDIQKKPNEPCISDPSSLKEAFQSRKSFNELTTKLAIVFNQRRSGNNFDDRPTRRYPPMFETHPYLSRDEGERRSTVAVVQSPNLPTETDFSEVSARKRRVGDRAKTGLSKTPKWYENTGLEWELGVIEGWIDRFKDFLDKNSNQHQKYCGSYNFDDVYIPQSLTQIGKVSNGFVAYIYADGNNMGGFIQNIRTPQKYKEFSEDVSNATEYAVYQALADNLQPRELRGITEPESTLQDGDTIHPFEILSIGGDDIILIVPADKALEIAKAIGEQFEKILLKEVSLVGVEIKGNYRTEEQKPIDPSKFHRYSSQSQKAPVAHCQLSMSIGVLITAYNTPIYYAKKLFEQLLKSAKKRAKKLKKAGYCGGTVDFLVMKTVTMISSSIEDFRQEALTKQTTQKLKLYAAPYTFHELGGLIKAVKALKEAEFPRSQLYQIRSLLGRGKHTAILNYRYFRVRLKQGKAELKENFEKAWCQAKTNEGNIAPWMYDADPKEPAYETIWRELVDLYDFIDSNEDSNTSDRQLTTQETDL from the coding sequence ATGACAAACAATTCTCACAATATCACAACTGCGATCGCCTGGTGTCTCGCTTGGGGCGACAAGCAGGAACCCGATTTTGACTTAACCGTGTTGCAGCAAATGCGACAAGCTTTAATTGAGGGGAAAGAAGTACCGGAGGAAGTGCGATCGCTTGTCGAAGAAGTCAAACAACTTCTAGATATCCCTTTAGAGTATTGTCCCGAAAAGATTGCTCAAATCCAGACCGATTACCTTAAGCTATGGGAGCAGAAGACGCGAATTGGTTTAGTTTATGGCGGCGCAACTAAAATTAAGCAATATGTCTTTGAAGCTGCCAAACTGCCATATATCCGAGGAGCATCAGGATTGCTGGATCAAATTAATCTGATCGATCTGCCAGCTTTTTTCGGTAAAGTATACAAGCCCGAATTAACAAAATTTAGCATATACTGTGGAGAAGTCAGAAGGTGGCTAGATACCTATCTTAACCTGCCTCAAGACTCTCCTACACTTTCAGAAGCGTTAATTCCAGAATTAATTATCTATTCCACTGGCGGTAATATCCTAGCTTTCTGTCCTGCGGCTTTTGTCTACGATCTAGCCAACGCCATTGAAAAACGCTACACAGAAAGAACTTTAACAGCTAATTCTTGTGCAGTTGGAGATACCTTTAAACTACTAGAAATCCATTTTGGACTGTTAAAAAATCCAATTGAAGACACTTTTTGGCTAGAGCGGTATCTGCAAGTACACGAAAAACCACTCGTTCAGGCTTACTTTGGCGACATCCAAAAGAAGCCAAACGAACCTTGTATTTCTGACCCATCATCCCTTAAAGAAGCTTTTCAATCTCGTAAGAGTTTTAACGAACTTACAACTAAGTTGGCAATTGTTTTCAATCAACGTCGCAGTGGAAATAACTTTGACGATCGCCCCACTCGCCGCTATCCACCGATGTTTGAAACGCATCCATATTTAAGCAGAGATGAGGGAGAACGGAGGTCTACCGTTGCAGTTGTTCAGTCACCAAACTTACCTACTGAAACCGATTTTTCTGAAGTTTCTGCACGAAAAAGACGGGTAGGCGATCGGGCAAAAACAGGCTTGTCTAAAACACCTAAATGGTACGAAAATACTGGGCTAGAGTGGGAACTGGGAGTAATAGAAGGTTGGATTGATAGATTTAAGGATTTTCTGGATAAGAACTCTAACCAACATCAGAAATACTGTGGTAGTTATAATTTTGATGATGTTTATATTCCCCAATCTTTAACCCAGATTGGCAAAGTTAGTAATGGGTTTGTTGCCTACATTTACGCCGATGGCAATAACATGGGTGGCTTTATTCAAAATATTCGCACCCCACAGAAGTATAAAGAATTCAGTGAAGATGTTTCAAATGCAACCGAATATGCAGTTTATCAAGCCCTAGCAGACAATCTCCAGCCTCGCGAATTAAGAGGAATTACCGAGCCAGAATCAACGCTTCAAGATGGAGATACAATCCATCCTTTTGAAATTCTCAGTATTGGTGGAGATGATATTATATTGATAGTGCCAGCAGATAAGGCACTAGAAATTGCGAAGGCGATCGGCGAACAGTTTGAGAAAATATTACTCAAAGAAGTTTCGCTGGTAGGTGTAGAAATTAAGGGTAACTATCGGACTGAGGAGCAAAAGCCGATCGATCCCAGTAAATTCCATCGCTACTCTAGCCAAAGCCAAAAGGCCCCAGTTGCTCACTGTCAATTAAGTATGTCGATCGGCGTATTAATTACCGCTTACAACACTCCCATTTACTACGCCAAGAAACTTTTTGAACAGTTACTCAAGTCGGCTAAAAAACGTGCAAAGAAGCTGAAAAAAGCTGGCTATTGTGGCGGTACGGTAGACTTTTTGGTAATGAAAACCGTGACGATGATTTCGTCAAGTATTGAAGACTTTCGCCAAGAGGCATTAACGAAGCAAACGACACAAAAATTAAAGCTATACGCAGCGCCTTACACCTTTCACGAATTGGGAGGATTGATTAAAGCAGTTAAGGCTCTGAAAGAGGCAGAATTTCCGCGATCGCAACTCTACCAAATTCGCAGTTTACTAGGGCGAGGAAAACATACAGCTATACTCAATTACCGCTATTTCCGCGTCCGACTCAAGCAAGGAAAAGCAGAACTAAAAGAAAACTTTGAAAAAGCTTGGTGTCAAGCTAAAACTAACGAAGGAAACATAGCTCCTTGGATGTACGACGCCGATCCAAAGGAACCAGCTTATGAGACAATCTGGCGAGAACTGGTAGATTTATACGATTTTATCGATTCAAATGAGGATTCTAATACAAGCGATCGACAACTGACAACTCAGGAGACTGACTTATGA